Proteins encoded in a region of the Magallana gigas chromosome 8, xbMagGiga1.1, whole genome shotgun sequence genome:
- the LOC105347258 gene encoding BTB/POZ domain-containing protein 2, whose protein sequence is MTMNDYAWQCDKGLTDCMKHVLNNALFCDVTLLVGECQEKVSAHKLVLVSRSPVFYASFEGPLAEKGQLVIKDIEKDTFELFLHYLYTDSITLTNENVTSILYCARKYCVDKLTWRCELFMEDKIDAENVFGIMEEAHTYGLATLKEKCLKYLVQNIEEALASESFSLICKHCIGSILRMDSLNISEEKLFEHVIRWAGAECSRRNLQTTDKNKRLVLGENIKLIRFPVMADSYFKDKVASGMLLDADEVINVFLYNFSKNDGNCRQSTFEVASRCYRRVLRFRKTLRERQVSDEKNDIAFESSVPVTLHGVTVYTPKEQCETQIVCIDVFDHNKSSIASVDSHYFEHSSRKVHDVFLDQPIRIAPNKRYTISTKTSYWVKSFYGTRGRDCVQFRDGTISFYNAALSESSDSDYDWASTTVDKGQIAGLLLS, encoded by the exons ATGACAATGAACGACTACGCTTGGCAGTGTGACAAAGGCCTGACAGACTGCATGAAGCACGTGCTGAACAACGCCCTCTTTTGTGACGTCACTCTACTGGTGGGGGAGTGTCAGGAGAAGGTGAGCGCCCACAAACTGGTTCTTGTGTCACGGAGTCCTGTGTTTTATGCCTCATTTGAAGGACCCCTGGCAGAAAAAGGTCAACTTGTGATTAAAGATATAGAAAAGGATACATTTGAGCTATTTCTTCA TTACCTTTACACAGACTCTATCACGCTGACCAACGAAAACGTGACCTCCATACTTTATTGTGCGCGGAAGTATTGTGTGGATAAACTAACATGGCGGTGCGAACTATTCATGGAGGATAAAATAGACGCAGAAAATGTGTTTGGGATAATGGAGGAGGCGCACACGTATGGACTCGCAACACTGAAAGAAAAGTGTCTAAAGTATTTAGTTCAAAACATTGAAGAGGCGCTTGCGTCGGAATCTTTCAGCTTAATCTGCAAACATTGCATTGGATCTATTCTTAGAATGGATAGTTTAAACATCAGTGAAGAGAAGTTATTCGAACACGTGATACGGTGGGCAGGTGCAGAATGCTCCAGAAGAAATTTGCAAAcaactgataaaaataaaagactcgTTTTAGGTGAAAACATCAAATTAATTCGGTTCCCGGTAATGGCTGATTCTTATTTCAAGGACAAGGTGGCCAGCGGAATGCTACTGGATGCAGACGAAGTCATCAACGTCTTCTTGTACAACTTCAGCAAAAATGACGGAAACTGTCGACAATCTACGTTTGAGGTGGCGTCTCGCTGTTATAGGCGTGTCTTAAGATTCCGAAAGACTCTCCGAGAGAGACAGGTTTCTGACGAGAAAAACGATATAGCGTTCGAGAGCAGTGTTCCCGTGACATTACACGGGGTCACTGTGTATACTCCTAAAGAACAGTGCGAGACTCAGATCGTGTGTATAGACGTGTTCGATCACAACAAATCCAGCATAGCAAGCGTCGACTCGCACTACTTCGAACATTCCTCTCGAAAAGTCCATGACGTGTTTCTGGATCAACCAATCAGAATCGCTCCAAATAAACGTTACACGATATCAACGAAAACCTCTTACTGGGTCAAGTCGTTCTACGGGACCCGGGGCAGAGACTGTGTTCAGTTCCGTGACGGGACGATTTCCTTCTACAACGCTGCTCTCTCGGAGAGCTCGGACTCCGATTACGACTGGGCCAGTACCACTGTAGACAAAGGACAGATTGCTGGCCTACTCTTATCCTAA
- the LOC105347256 gene encoding protein TEX261, with translation MWFMYILSWIALIVQICVITLSVAAGLFYLAELVEEYTVLTAKIIKSMLIGTTVIFIGLLLFEDLPLSMVLLGLVGNISYFFVLQNFPYFELTSPSFLTSCVAVVINHYLAFSYFSTVWHPFSDVLAYFTICLWLVPFAFFISLSANENVLPTTTGTRVSSSEESDVVSNYFKKKGKKYGLLSFFKYAQDSILPQRVRKQY, from the exons ATGTGGTTTATGTACATACTTAGCTGGATTGCTCTTATTGTACAGATATGTGTTATCACGTTGTCAGTGG CTGCTGGGCTGTTTTACTTGGCGGAATTAGTTGAAGAATACACAGTACTTAcagcaaaaattatcaaatctaTGCTGATA GGAACCACGGTGATATTCATCGGGCTCCTGCTGTTCGAGGACCTGCCCCTGTCTATGGTTCTACTAGGGCTGGTCGGCAACATTTCCTATTTCTTCGTTCTACAAAACTTTCCATATTTTGAGCTAACATCTCCCTCATTTTTGACCTCATGTG TGGCGGTGGTCATCAATCACTACCTGGCTTTCTCCTACTTCTCCACCGTGTGGCATCCTTTCTCAGAT GTTCTTGCCTATTTCACCATCTGCCTGTGGCTCGTCCCATTTGCGTTCTTTATTTCTCTGTCGGCCAATGAGAATGTTTTACCCACGACCACGGGGACTCGAGTGAGTTCTTCTGAGGAAAGTGATGTAGTCAGtaactattttaaaaagaaaggaaaGAAATACGGACTGCTCTCGTTTTTCAAGTACGCCCAGGATAGCATTTTGCCACAGAGGGTACGGAAACAGTATTAG